One window from the genome of Pararhizobium gei encodes:
- a CDS encoding AEC family transporter, protein MIVIFENILPVFLLVSLGIWLKRSPLIDLSLWEGLEQLGYFVLFPALLFSTLARADFAGMKSSVTALATIGSITLMSAAMLMLWPFLRNRHVSAAAFTSIFQTATRWNGFMALAIAQKLYGPLGLSLTALIMALVIIPINFYNIGVLITFNGGKKGLRFFAYKITTNPLIVASALGIVLNLLGLTVYGPIMSAVDMLAAASLSLGLVMVGAGLKVVDALRPSRVVLLAVGLKLIVMPLFMVGAAYLLGIRGDSLLVIALGASVPTAMNGYLLAKQMGGDAPLYAAVATVQTAASFFTIPLVLIVTAYVAAG, encoded by the coding sequence ATGATTGTCATATTCGAAAACATCCTTCCGGTCTTTTTGCTCGTGTCGCTGGGCATATGGCTGAAACGCTCGCCCCTGATCGACCTCAGCCTCTGGGAAGGCCTCGAGCAACTCGGTTACTTCGTCCTGTTTCCCGCCCTGCTCTTCTCGACGCTGGCGAGGGCGGACTTCGCCGGAATGAAAAGCAGTGTCACCGCTTTGGCGACAATCGGCAGCATCACCCTCATGTCTGCGGCGATGCTGATGCTTTGGCCCTTCCTTCGAAACCGGCACGTTTCCGCGGCCGCCTTCACCTCGATCTTCCAGACGGCCACCCGCTGGAACGGTTTCATGGCACTTGCAATTGCGCAGAAACTTTATGGCCCGCTCGGCCTCAGCTTGACAGCTCTGATCATGGCGCTCGTCATCATCCCGATTAATTTCTACAATATCGGGGTGCTCATTACCTTCAACGGCGGTAAAAAGGGACTGCGCTTCTTCGCCTACAAGATCACAACCAACCCTTTGATTGTTGCATCGGCACTCGGCATCGTGCTCAACCTCCTTGGGCTTACGGTTTACGGGCCAATCATGAGCGCTGTTGATATGCTGGCCGCCGCATCTCTCAGCCTCGGCCTTGTCATGGTCGGCGCAGGGTTAAAGGTTGTGGATGCCTTGCGGCCAAGCCGCGTCGTCCTTCTCGCTGTTGGTCTGAAGCTCATCGTCATGCCGCTCTTCATGGTGGGTGCGGCCTACCTGCTCGGCATCCGCGGCGACAGCCTGCTGGTCATCGCGCTCGGGGCCAGCGTACCGACTGCCATGAACGGTTACCTGCTTGCCAAACAGATGGGCGGCGACGCCCCGCTTTATGCAGCGGTCGCGACAGTGCAGACGGCGGCTTCGTTCTTCACCATTCCCCTGGTCCTGATCGTCACCGCCTATGTCGCGGCAGGATAG
- a CDS encoding DUF6105 family protein, which translates to MKWFLILWAFPVILLASWYGLSYYDMSFGFFMLTRQTHDLVFSIYGNVLGLPPEAIPPLVARAIAFDSLIVFAIVAYRKRRELRAWYKRRFGGIAPTQSQEAPFAKDANLSSAP; encoded by the coding sequence ATGAAATGGTTCCTCATCCTATGGGCTTTCCCTGTCATTCTGCTGGCCAGCTGGTACGGCCTCTCCTATTATGACATGAGCTTCGGCTTTTTCATGCTGACCCGGCAGACGCATGATCTCGTCTTTTCGATTTATGGAAACGTGCTCGGCCTGCCGCCGGAAGCCATACCCCCGCTCGTTGCCCGTGCCATCGCCTTCGACAGCCTGATCGTCTTTGCAATCGTCGCCTATCGAAAGCGTCGCGAGTTGCGCGCCTGGTACAAAAGGCGCTTCGGCGGCATCGCTCCGACTCAGTCTCAGGAGGCACCCTTTGCCAAAGACGCCAACCTGTCCAGCGCCCCCTGA
- the ruvX gene encoding Holliday junction resolvase RuvX → MTVFTIDELASSLLPGQAIGGLDLGTKTIGVSVSDLGRRFATPREVIRRVKFGLDAEALLAMAAKEKIAAFVIGLPINMDGSEGPRVQATRAFVRNMEAKTGIPFVFWDERLSTVAAERILIEMDVSRKKRAGRIDSAAASFILQGALDRLASLAKGAS, encoded by the coding sequence ATGACTGTCTTCACCATAGATGAACTTGCGTCATCCCTCCTCCCCGGCCAGGCCATCGGAGGACTGGACCTCGGCACAAAGACGATCGGCGTTTCGGTGTCCGATCTCGGCCGGCGCTTTGCGACGCCTCGTGAGGTGATCAGGCGCGTGAAATTCGGTCTGGATGCCGAAGCCTTGCTTGCCATGGCGGCAAAAGAAAAAATTGCCGCGTTTGTCATCGGTCTGCCCATTAATATGGATGGTTCGGAGGGACCGCGTGTGCAGGCGACGCGCGCCTTCGTGCGCAACATGGAAGCAAAGACAGGCATCCCTTTCGTCTTCTGGGATGAACGGCTTTCGACAGTCGCAGCGGAACGGATTCTGATCGAGATGGACGTGTCGCGCAAGAAGCGGGCCGGCCGGATCGATTCGGCCGCTGCCTCCTTTATCCTTCAGGGGGCGCTGGACAGGTTGGCGTCTTTGGCAAAGGGTGCCTCCTGA
- a CDS encoding metal-dependent hydrolase, whose amino-acid sequence MKIKWLGHSAFHLETAQAKILIDPFFTGNPSFDESTRKDAAAGLTHILLTHGHGDHVGDTIALAKETGATVVANADLAAWLGSRGVANVEMGNTGGTIHLGGFSTTFVNALHSSAQITEDGVSHSLGSANGLVLHFEDEPTLYHMGDTDIFSDMALVQELHQPEIGLVPIGDRFTMGGAVAALACQRFFTFGTVLPCHYGSFGIIDQTADTFVAAMDGGKAKVAVPAVGGVVAI is encoded by the coding sequence ATGAAAATCAAATGGCTTGGTCATTCCGCCTTTCATCTCGAAACCGCTCAGGCGAAAATTCTCATCGATCCGTTTTTCACCGGAAATCCGTCCTTCGACGAATCGACACGCAAGGATGCCGCTGCGGGTCTGACGCACATTCTTTTGACGCACGGACATGGAGACCATGTCGGTGATACGATCGCGCTGGCGAAGGAAACGGGCGCCACCGTGGTTGCCAATGCCGATCTCGCCGCGTGGCTCGGGTCGCGCGGTGTCGCAAACGTCGAAATGGGCAATACCGGCGGCACGATCCATCTCGGCGGCTTCTCCACGACTTTCGTCAATGCCCTGCATTCATCGGCGCAGATCACGGAAGACGGCGTTTCCCATTCGCTCGGCAGCGCCAACGGGCTGGTGCTGCATTTCGAAGACGAACCGACGCTCTATCATATGGGCGACACCGACATCTTTTCCGACATGGCGCTGGTGCAGGAACTGCATCAGCCGGAAATCGGCCTCGTGCCGATCGGCGATCGTTTCACCATGGGCGGCGCGGTGGCGGCGCTTGCCTGCCAGCGCTTCTTCACGTTCGGCACGGTGCTGCCCTGTCATTACGGCTCCTTCGGCATCATCGACCAGACTGCCGATACATTTGTTGCGGCAATGGATGGCGGCAAGGCGAAGGTCGCGGTTCCTGCCGTCGGCGGCGTCGTTGCGATTTAG
- the gatC gene encoding Asp-tRNA(Asn)/Glu-tRNA(Gln) amidotransferase subunit GatC, whose product MSVDLATVKRVARLARIAVTEEDAQRMTGELNGILGFVEQLSEVNVDGVEPMTSVMPMAMKQRADVVTDGDKADDIVANAPNEDRNFFLVPKVVE is encoded by the coding sequence ATGTCAGTCGATCTCGCCACCGTGAAGCGCGTTGCGCGTCTTGCCCGCATTGCCGTTACCGAAGAGGATGCGCAGCGCATGACCGGCGAGTTGAACGGTATCCTCGGCTTCGTCGAGCAACTGTCCGAGGTCAATGTCGATGGCGTCGAGCCGATGACCTCGGTGATGCCGATGGCGATGAAGCAGCGGGCGGACGTCGTCACCGACGGCGACAAGGCCGACGATATCGTCGCCAATGCGCCCAACGAGGACCGTAATTTTTTCCTCGTTCCGAAGGTTGTCGAATAA